One stretch of Ornithinimicrobium ciconiae DNA includes these proteins:
- a CDS encoding lipoate--protein ligase family protein, with the protein MRGEYKVPGGKLVVVDLEVVDDRLADVHVSGDFFLEPDSALEDIDAALTGMPADTKADGLAAAIEGALDDSVALIGFSPQAVGIAVRRALGRATGWADHTFDVIGPTVLDPVMHMALDEVLPQEVAAGRRNPLLRIWDWDASLVVIGSFQSVRNEVDQEGAQRHGIRIARRISGGGAMFMEPGNCITYSLVVPTSLVEGLTFEQSYAFLDDWVLGALADVGIAARYVPLNDIASDAGKIGGAAQKRFAAGAVLHHVTMAYDIDADKMLDVLRTGREKLSDKGTKSANKRVDPMRSQTGLARDAVIEALLAHFRQRYDTVEGAYTQAELDAARELTETKFLTPEWTHRVP; encoded by the coding sequence GTGCGTGGTGAGTACAAGGTCCCCGGTGGCAAGCTCGTCGTGGTCGACCTCGAGGTGGTGGACGACCGCCTGGCCGACGTCCACGTCTCGGGCGACTTCTTCCTCGAGCCGGACTCGGCGCTGGAGGACATCGACGCCGCACTGACCGGCATGCCCGCCGACACCAAGGCGGACGGGCTGGCCGCCGCGATCGAGGGTGCGCTGGACGACTCGGTCGCCCTCATCGGCTTCTCCCCCCAGGCCGTCGGCATCGCCGTGCGGCGCGCCCTGGGCCGGGCCACCGGATGGGCCGACCACACCTTCGACGTCATCGGGCCAACTGTCCTGGACCCCGTCATGCACATGGCCCTGGACGAGGTGCTCCCCCAGGAGGTCGCCGCCGGCCGCCGCAACCCGCTGCTGCGGATCTGGGACTGGGACGCCTCGCTGGTCGTGATCGGGTCCTTCCAGTCGGTGCGCAACGAGGTGGACCAGGAAGGGGCGCAGCGACACGGCATACGCATCGCGCGGCGCATCTCCGGCGGCGGGGCGATGTTCATGGAGCCGGGCAACTGCATCACCTACTCCCTGGTCGTGCCGACCTCCCTGGTGGAGGGGCTGACCTTCGAGCAGTCCTACGCCTTCCTCGACGACTGGGTGCTGGGTGCGCTGGCCGACGTGGGGATCGCGGCGCGCTACGTCCCGCTCAACGACATCGCCTCTGACGCGGGCAAGATCGGCGGCGCGGCCCAGAAGCGGTTCGCAGCCGGGGCCGTTCTGCACCACGTGACGATGGCCTACGACATCGACGCCGACAAGATGCTCGACGTCCTGCGCACCGGCCGGGAAAAGTTGTCCGACAAGGGCACCAAGAGCGCCAACAAGCGGGTCGACCCGATGCGTTCGCAGACCGGTCTGGCCCGGGACGCCGTCATCGAGGCCCTGCTGGCCCACTTCCGGCAGCGTTACGACACCGTCGAGGGCGCCTACACCCAGGCCGAGCTGGACGCCGCCCGCGAGTTGACCGAGACCAAGTTCCTGACCCCCGAGTGGACCCACCGGGTCCCCTGA
- a CDS encoding acyl-CoA dehydrogenase family protein, with amino-acid sequence MPGTRALLTDELLERIRGRAAQVDRDNGFPHEDLADLTEAGYLRAMVPTEFGGLGLTLEEMTREQMRLAGAAPATALSVNMHQVWLGVARVVHATGDDSMDWVFADAVAGEVFGFGISEAGNDLVLFGSRTEARPDGEGGFSFHGTKIFTSLSPAWTRLGTFGTDSTDEEPMSVFGFITRDGGGFEIKDDWDTMGMRGSQSRTTVLDGAHAPADRVIRRIPPGPAADPFVFGIFASFELLLASVYTGIAQRALDLAVATVQKRTSMKNKGAPYAHDPDIRWRLADAAIELDAIHPQIAALAHDVDNGVDRGPLWMPQLSAVKSRATETALSVVTKAIRASGGSSYFNSNELSRLYRDVLAGIFHPSDDESVHGAWANFLVGPVPAPE; translated from the coding sequence ATGCCCGGCACCCGTGCCCTGCTCACCGACGAACTGCTCGAGCGGATCCGCGGCCGCGCCGCCCAGGTCGACCGCGACAACGGCTTTCCGCACGAGGACCTGGCCGACCTGACCGAGGCCGGCTACCTGCGGGCGATGGTGCCGACCGAGTTCGGCGGCCTGGGCCTGACCCTGGAGGAGATGACCCGCGAGCAGATGCGGCTGGCCGGGGCCGCCCCGGCGACAGCGCTGTCGGTCAACATGCACCAGGTGTGGCTGGGGGTCGCCCGGGTGGTGCACGCGACCGGCGACGACTCGATGGACTGGGTCTTCGCCGACGCGGTGGCCGGTGAGGTCTTCGGCTTCGGCATCTCCGAGGCGGGCAACGATCTGGTGCTCTTCGGCTCCCGCACCGAGGCCCGGCCCGACGGGGAGGGCGGCTTCAGCTTCCACGGCACCAAGATCTTCACCTCGCTGTCGCCGGCCTGGACGCGGCTGGGCACCTTCGGCACGGACAGCACTGACGAGGAGCCGATGTCGGTCTTCGGCTTCATCACCCGCGACGGCGGTGGCTTCGAGATCAAGGACGACTGGGACACCATGGGCATGCGCGGCAGCCAGTCCCGCACCACCGTGCTCGACGGAGCACACGCCCCCGCGGACCGGGTGATCCGGCGGATCCCGCCCGGGCCGGCGGCCGACCCTTTCGTCTTCGGGATCTTCGCCAGCTTCGAGTTGCTGCTGGCCTCGGTCTACACCGGCATCGCCCAGCGGGCCCTGGACCTAGCCGTCGCGACCGTGCAGAAGCGCACCTCGATGAAGAACAAGGGTGCGCCCTATGCGCATGACCCGGACATCCGTTGGCGGCTGGCTGACGCGGCGATCGAGCTGGACGCCATCCACCCGCAGATCGCGGCGCTGGCCCACGACGTCGACAACGGCGTGGACCGCGGCCCGCTCTGGATGCCACAACTGTCGGCGGTGAAGTCCCGCGCAACCGAGACCGCGCTGTCGGTGGTGACCAAGGCCATCCGGGCCAGTGGCGGGTCCTCCTACTTCAACAGCAACGAGCTGTCCCGCCTCTACCGCGACGTGCTGGCTGGGATCTTCCACCCCAGCGACGACGAGTCGGTGCACGGCGCCTGGGCGAATTTTCTGGTCGGCCCGGTGCCTGCGCCGGAGTGA